Part of the Ziziphus jujuba cultivar Dongzao chromosome 8, ASM3175591v1 genome is shown below.
GGACTGGACAGCCCAGAAAGTAAATTATTGTGTGAGtgcttttttttaactttctattCTTGGTCTGTGATAGGCATTTAAAGTGGCGGAAAATGGCATGAAGCCTCCTGGTGTCTGGAAGACTTTACTTGGGGTTGTCTCTGATGTCAAGCCTGCAAGTAATGTTCGAAACAGCTGTAAGTGACCGAATGACCTTTTGTTGCTGTGAATAGAAAgattcaacaaattaatttccATAGTAAAAAGAGCTAGCGAATAGGATGGTTCTCGTTAATATGCATCTTTGTTGGTTCATTCTTCTCCCCCAACCCCATTGTCTCCTAAAGAATATTTTCTTCTGGTGTAGTAGTGATGACTGATATAAGTCTCTTGTTGCAGTGCAAGGGTACCGTGTTCTATGGACAGGCATGGGGGCACAGCTTGCTCGTGATGTTCCCTTCTCTGCAATATGTTGGTCCACCCTTGAGCCTGTGAGcattatttattcataaattttattatatatctaGGATCTCTGTTTATAAgctatttgtttaaattatgaGTGCTTTTCTCTACTGTCCTACAGATCCGGAGAAAACTTCTAAATATGGTGGGTGATGATGCCAATGCCACAACTGTACTTGGGGTAAATTTTTCTGCTGCATTTCTGGCAGGAAGCCTTGCTGCTGGTGCTACATGTCCTCTAGATGTTGCAAAAACCCGAAGACAGATAGAGGTTTTTCCATTCAGCCATTCTGTTAGAATTTACTTTCTTAATACCTGGGGGCTTGTTTGGATATATTGTCTATGGAAGTTGTCAGATTAATAAGTAAAAGGGAAATATTTAGAACAAAGTTTGCGGTGCACTTGTTAGAAGTAGACATGAAATCAAAgtgaaaaaaacaatataatcaGATCCCAATTTATCATCAAGATTTAAGAGTGGAGTAGCATAAGGATACACCAGTTAAAACTAGGCAGTTTATGCAGGTTTTTAAGTGAGTTTGATGACTTGTTACTTTTGGttccttttcttcattttctttcttgaatTTGCAGAGGGATCCAGTCAGGGCATTAAAAATGACAACGAGACAGACACTAGTGGAGATTTGGAGGTATCTCTTCACTTTTTATACTTGGATTATGTTTACAATAAATAATTATGTACTTGTCTCAAAACAAAGATGAAGTCTTGGATTATATTGTGTCCTTGGCATGGTGCAAAGAAGAGGCACTTCTTCTATATTGTcttcaatttgatgtttaaattaataattgaactttgttaaaaaataagacCAAAGGGGGCTACATCTTgcaattttttagggttttcagtACTAGTAAGTTGGCATAAATCTTCCCTACTTGACTctttaaaatttgtttgtagGGATGGTGGGATGAAGGGATTGTTTACAGGGTTTGGTCCACGTGTTGCACGTGCAGGCCCCTCCGTTGGGATTGTTATTTCATTCTATGAAGTTGTAAAGTATGTTCTACATCAACGGTATCAAAGTTCATGATAGAGACAAATTCTGTTCAAGGTTTGCTTCTCCGTAGAAACAAAGCTTGATTTTAACATATCTGAAACTCTACACATCAAAGAACCACGTGCAAAGCTTTCGTGGATATAGTAAGCACACATGCAAAGGCACACTTGAAATGGAGGATGTTTATAATGATAGGGCTTCTTTCTTAGGCTTTCAAGTTGAAGTATAGAACTTAACCCCCCCAATTTTGGCGAAAAATTTTGTTGCTCTTGGTTGAGCTGGAATTTTGTCCTATATGGTTCATTccttaggcttttttttttttgtttttctcttatttaattttttctgagAGTTTATCGCAGTTTCCAAATCAATGGAAAGTTGAAGTACCTGCAGAATGACAGTAAAacgtttttaaaataaattttgtgaaataaaggctttgttctttttccctttttactgTGCATTCAGGTAGAACAAATCGATTGGGTTGAGAATCCGATATTAAACCCCAGCGGGGCAATTGAAACTTCAACTGTAAAACATAGTGGAATACAGGATTTTATATTCATTACGAAATTTTAAACTGTTGATGACCTTTTCGGTTAAACATCAAATAGTTTGTAAGTAGAAGTCCTTATTCCTTTTcgtttttcctctctcttttttctataaataatcTTTGGGAATCATTGAATTGGGTTGCTTTGGGCTagcattaatattttaaagcgTAGCaaccttcattttttttgttgttttttgcaCACCTCTGCTTGAACCTGTGATCTAGTGGTCATAAAGAGCTTAACTACCCTAAATTGAAGTTAAAACTCTATTTTGATTTAACATTCTTGCAAAATCCATTATCTTATCAGCAATTTCTTGGTAATCCAACAAGCAGTCTTAAGCTTTTTGGGTAATCCAACAAGCAGTTTCAAGCCTTTGTTCGAATTATCAGAATCAGGGCGAAGATTTGAAATTATGAATCTTGAATTGCATTTtcaatagtttttttaatttattattataaagttGCAGATCATTAGTGTTATaagttaacctttttttttgtttgggtaaAACGTTATAAGTTACTTTTAATGTCATTTTCACTCACcattatttaattgatgaaaTTATTGTACAACAAACTTGTCAATTAATTAGCTCATGccgtaaaaaaatatttgcaactaaaatttaatatataagtttataAAATCAATGATGTTTACAGTTTTTACTAGGACGGTTAGTGTCGAAAAAAgctcttttttaattatttggaaaaacaaatgtacgatcccttttttatttgttttctggtGATTCTATTATTGGAAAATTACGAATCATCACTACGGGGAATTAATTCCTAGGAATTAGTTTCAAATGGCCGTTAATTGCTTGTTAAACGATATTTCAAGCCATTACTATTCATTATTAAATGCAATTTCTtacttttccaaccaattattTTCTGTCCAaatcaaaagaaattattattttatatattaaattgtgtAATAAGTTATAACTAGTCCTACCTTCTTGCCTGTAtgcattaaaaattatcaatcatagaatattttttttaagaaaaaaatatatgcattaAATAATAATAGGTTAATACAATTAGTGAATTGAATACAatgataaaaaaggaaaaataaaaaataaaaaattgtcacCCTCTCTCACTCAACTCAACATCCAAAacaattcccaaaaaaaaaaaaaaaaaaccaagaattttcaaaatatatgaataaaaagaGAATGGGGGGATAACTAGATTAATTAcatggaatttttctttttaatccaaTATATAAAATCCCTCTATCTACCAtccattaatcttttttttcctcctccaaaccctatttttttgaattggaaaaaGACATTGAATTTTCAGTGAATGAGATAAGTGAGCACCAACGCCACCAGCATTAGAATGTATGCTATCCCTTGGTCTATTGCTGTCCCTGcaccaaattaaacaaacacAAACCAATTTTGCTTAATTTTAGATTAATACTAATTAACCCtcttattttccaaaatgcaattttttttttttgtttttttaaaataaaatcacaaagattcactctgttttctttttttttttttaattatatttttgaagaaaaaggagATTATACAAACCATCGCTAGTCGGAGCCGGAGCCGGAGCTGGAAATTCAGCACGAGCAGTGGGCAAAACGACGGCGAAGATAAGAGCAATGATTGCCATGATTCCCACTGAGGCGTTTGAAGCGGccattttttttgtatatttttttttctctgctttcctcttcctctctttctttgttaATGGAATTCGCTCTCTGAgacaagagagagaaaatttggggaaagagagaaaaagaaaaattaaaagaaaaaaaaaaaaaaaaaaaccctaaaaaacgaATTTGAGACCAGAGGAACGATGATGGTGGTGGGATTATGGTCGAAGACAATAGAAGGCGTTTTATAGTGATTGTATTAGTAGTGCATGCAAAAATATATGGGGTCCACCCGCATGTGTAGGGGACCCACATCTATTTtcacctaatttttttttaaaaaaagggggaCCCACATATTACCCATGTGGCCATTCTTTTTCCcttattatcaaaattatttttagttttaaattattttttaattaatgagttAGTTGGGTTGTGCCTTgttataaaaaactaattaattaatttgaactaAAAGGACTAGATAGACAGACTGTGCAAATGATTTCCCACATGATGCCAGCTTGGTTTATTTccatcttttaatttaatttaatgttttttcaaaataaaaaaatttaatttaatgtcTTTAAGTTATGAATTATGATTGACAATTCAAAAATGAAGCTGTTTTTACTCTTTTCATCAACGGCTTCTTTTGCCATTCTTCACTTAGTTGGTGAACCTTCTAAAAGCAATGGAAGGTTTAAAATGATGATTATCTTTGATGAAAACAACATATAATTATTGCAGTCTGCTGAATTACattgtattatatttttatgttttgtaaCAATTTTGATTTAgggtttataaaaaaaaagaaaaaaaaattatctaatcttcaaaaataaatcattaaagaaaaatttttttttttaaacaattaagtACATAGAGGAATTTGGTTTTGATGAGTTTTCTCATAAATTATTaaggaaatgaaagaaaaagtcaTTCGAAAATCTGATTGGGctctatattaaaaatatgggCCTGGGATCTATATTTGTCTCATAATCAGGTCCAGATTTTCTGGGCGAGGCCTTGAAGTCCATGCTTAACCCCAAAAAAGGGCCTCTAGCACAGGTAACAGTATGTTTTTtgatggaaagaataaaatgaaacaaaacgcggctctatttatttattttttatatgggaGGTGACTTTCATTTTTGCAAGAAAAAGTAAATGCAGTCCCTTCAACATATACTTATctcaaaaaattaacattattgAAATATTCGTTTAGTGATATAGCATATATGgtagttatttttattaaaattagtaacattattaACTTTGTTGTTACACACATGTGCTTATCACCATAAAGTAAATTTCACACCAAAATATGTGTACGGTAGTTGACAAAGACTACCAACAATCACTTTCCTGATTGAGATCTCGGTAGCTGAGGCGAAACGATAATCAGAGAATCAAACGCAAGAGTTggcatttttttcaatttcaagaaattataaaattcatatattttggattttggagaacatattaaattataaaagtttttcatgcttcataaaatcataaataaggTAGCAAGGAAATATCATCAAAAGCACACATATAGATTTCTATCTAAACTACAGTTTAACTACTTGATATCCTGCAACATCTTTATTTCTCTCATGAACATAGGCAAAAATTGATATTACATAATTCTATAGCTGCTTTAGAAGCTCAATTTCGGCCAAAGAAAAGCTCCCATGGCAAACTTTCTCTTGTGCTCAACACTTCCAACAACAGGAAGGCCATATTCAGAAAGAAGATGATCAATCTTCCATTCAGGCATGGTTTCATAGTCAGCTTTAGAATACTTTGGGTAGTGGAGTGGCATTTTAAAGTACCCAATTTCTTCTCTCCTTTGCTTCTCCTTATCAGCTCCTTTACCCACTCCACCACTAGCAAATGACTCCATCTCTGTCTCTCACTCAAGTCTCCCTCACAAAACACACCCTGCTTATGGTTCCCTAGGTGGCCTTTTAAAGGATAGAAGAAAGGGTTTTATaacatatttctattttttggtaatagttatataacatattttttgtatatGCACTAAGGAGCTCtgtaattttatgtatttgaagTTATTGGAGTAGTTGAGAAAAGTCGACAACCCACATCATAAGTATCCAACCAAATGTCTCCTAGTACACAATGTGTTCGTGTGCTCAGAATTAACAATTAATGGTCTTTGTCAATCTGGATCTATATGCATTGTAATCGTGCCGACAAAGTAAGCATTTTTGGTCTCCAACAAATAACACGTcactgagaaaaaaaatattaaaatttcatagGCAAGAGACATAGTTTAACAT
Proteins encoded:
- the LOC107414575 gene encoding mitochondrial carrier protein MTM1 isoform X2 → MVPQLFADLRCSPSCARAGVHGTVSICPPDCFQYKGTLDVFYKIIRQEGFSRLWRGTNAGLALAIPTVGIYLPCYDILRNWLEQLTLHNAPSMTPYAPLVAGSLARSLACTTCYPIELAKTRMQAFKVAENGMKPPGVWKTLLGVVSDVKPASNVRNSLQGYRVLWTGMGAQLARDVPFSAICWSTLEPIRRKLLNMVGDDANATTVLGVNFSAAFLAGSLAAGATCPLDVAKTRRQIERDPVRALKMTTRQTLVEIWRDGGMKGLFTGFGPRVARAGPSVGIVISFYEVVKYVLHQRYQSS